One genomic segment of Anaerolineae bacterium includes these proteins:
- a CDS encoding MoxR family ATPase — MNLVQSVAERVVANVEKVIIGKRNEIQLILFALLSEGHVLIEDVPGVGKTMLARAIAKSIGCTFRRIQFTPDMLPSDVTGVSVYNQKTGEFEFRPGPVLAQIVLTDEINRATPKTQSALLEAMEERQITVDGVTYPMARPFMVLATQNPIEYEGTFPLPEAQVDRFMMRISLGYPSPKDEMAMLDLQREIHPIETIGQVVEEEELLAAQEAVKQVYVDDLVKEYIVALVTATRRHPDVYLGASPRASLALYKTSRARAAVLGRDYVIPDDVKALAVPTLVHRLIISPSARIKNVDPRAVVEETLNSVPVPGARVRTR, encoded by the coding sequence ATGAATCTGGTGCAAAGCGTTGCCGAGCGCGTCGTCGCCAACGTCGAGAAAGTCATTATCGGCAAGCGAAATGAGATCCAGTTGATTCTCTTCGCCCTGTTAAGTGAAGGCCATGTCTTGATCGAGGATGTGCCGGGCGTGGGGAAGACCATGCTTGCCCGTGCGATCGCCAAGTCTATCGGGTGTACCTTCCGGCGCATCCAGTTCACCCCCGACATGCTCCCCAGCGACGTCACTGGCGTTTCCGTATACAACCAGAAGACAGGCGAGTTCGAGTTTCGGCCCGGGCCGGTCCTGGCTCAGATCGTGTTGACGGACGAGATCAACCGGGCTACTCCCAAGACTCAATCGGCGTTGCTAGAGGCGATGGAAGAGCGTCAGATCACTGTGGATGGCGTCACCTACCCGATGGCCCGTCCTTTCATGGTGCTGGCGACGCAGAATCCCATCGAATACGAGGGGACCTTTCCCCTGCCTGAGGCCCAGGTGGACCGCTTTATGATGCGTATCAGCCTCGGCTATCCCAGCCCCAAGGACGAGATGGCCATGCTCGACCTGCAGCGTGAGATTCATCCTATCGAGACCATCGGGCAGGTGGTCGAAGAGGAAGAGCTATTGGCGGCGCAGGAGGCGGTAAAACAGGTGTACGTAGATGATCTAGTCAAGGAATACATCGTCGCTCTGGTTACGGCCACTCGCCGCCACCCTGATGTCTATCTGGGCGCCTCGCCCCGCGCCTCGCTAGCACTGTACAAGACGAGCCGCGCGCGCGCGGCCGTGCTGGGACGTGACTACGTGATCCCAGATGATGTAAAGGCGCTGGCTGTGCCCACCTTGGTGCACCGCCTGATCATCAGCCCTTCCGCGCGCATCAAGAACGTGGACCCACGCGCCGTCGTAGAGGAGACCCTTAACTCGGTGCCTGTGCCGGGCGCTCGGGTGCGAACGCGCTAA
- the hrcA gene encoding heat-inducible transcriptional repressor HrcA gives MELLTPRRQAILGLVVRAYIETAQPIGSKSLVERYRLRYSPATIRNELAALEEMGYLTHPHTSAGRVPTEEGYRYFVEHLLGEVELPLSERLMIRHQFHQVRLELDQWARLAAAVLAHTARSAALATAPQASQSRFKHLELISLHDTVILLVLVLVGGTVKQQMLTLDGPVSQEQLSRISNELNACLNGATSEELVSRAAHITELGRQVVILVRDIMRRVDGYLSDQVYRAGLTQVLEAPEFAEGESARRIVQVLEERSLLESILASLPDINTVQVIIGGEGRWQTLRDISLVLSRYGVQEGATGLLGVIGPIRMPYDRAISAVRYVSMLMSDLLHEWYGGEPS, from the coding sequence ATGGAGCTGTTGACACCTCGACGGCAGGCGATCCTGGGGCTGGTCGTCCGGGCTTACATTGAGACCGCTCAGCCCATCGGATCCAAATCACTGGTGGAACGGTATCGCCTGCGCTACAGCCCCGCCACCATCCGCAATGAGCTAGCGGCGTTGGAGGAGATGGGGTATCTCACCCATCCACATACGTCAGCTGGCCGCGTGCCTACTGAGGAGGGATATCGTTACTTTGTCGAGCATCTGTTGGGCGAGGTGGAGCTCCCCCTGAGCGAACGGCTGATGATCCGGCACCAGTTTCACCAAGTACGGTTAGAGCTGGACCAGTGGGCGCGGCTGGCAGCAGCAGTGTTGGCACATACGGCGCGTAGCGCGGCCCTGGCTACTGCTCCTCAGGCTTCTCAAAGCCGGTTCAAACATCTGGAGCTGATCTCGCTGCACGACACTGTGATCCTGTTGGTGCTAGTACTGGTGGGCGGCACTGTCAAGCAGCAGATGTTGACGCTGGATGGCCCGGTGTCGCAGGAGCAGCTCAGCCGTATCTCTAACGAGCTGAACGCGTGTCTGAACGGCGCGACCAGCGAGGAGTTGGTGAGCCGCGCGGCTCACATCACAGAGCTAGGGCGACAGGTGGTAATCTTGGTGCGAGACATCATGAGGCGGGTGGATGGCTATCTCAGCGATCAGGTGTATCGCGCAGGGCTGACGCAGGTGCTGGAAGCGCCAGAATTTGCCGAGGGCGAGTCGGCGCGTCGAATTGTACAGGTGCTGGAGGAGCGCTCGCTGCTCGAGTCCATTCTGGCCAGCCTGCCGGACATCAATACGGTGCAGGTGATCATCGGTGGCGAGGGGCGCTGGCAGACACTGCGAGACATCAGCCTGGTTCTTTCCCGTTACGGGGTACAAGAGGGGGCTACGGGCTTGCTCGGTGTGATAGGGCCGATTCGCATGCCCTACGATCGGGCGATCTCAGCAGTGCGCTATGTCTCGATGCTCATGAGCGATCTGCTTCATGAGTGGTACGGCGGTGAGCCAAGCTAA
- the accC gene encoding acetyl-CoA carboxylase biotin carboxylase subunit has translation MFRKVLIANRGEIAVRIIRACEERGLYTIAVYSDVDRQAMHVRRANEAHYIGPAPARESYLRIDRILEVARRSGAEAIHPGYGFLAENAAFAQACIDAGVIFVGPPPDAIAAMGDKVAARKRMKAAGIPVVPGTEEGLTDEQATEAARELGYPVMVKAAAGGGGKGMRLVRRPEDLPAALGAARREALASFGDDRIYLEKVIEGARHVEVQILADAHGNVIHLGERECSIQRRHQKLIEEAPSPAVNAELRQRMGEVAVQAARAVGYVNAGTIEFLLDREGNFYFLEMNTRLQVEHPVTEMVTGIDIVKEQLAIASGRRMRYRQEDIVPKGWAIECRITAEDPYNGFLPSGGRVTFLQEPTGPGVRVESGIYEGFEVSFHYDPMIAKLIVWGETRAEAILRMRRALREYRIGGIRTSIPFHQKIMDHTEFIWGTFDTEFLERRMGGGLAQRPQLEEWEAIAAIAATLVAHERGRRTVIMGRASNGAVSPWKQMARIEAVR, from the coding sequence ATGTTCCGAAAAGTGCTGATCGCCAATCGCGGTGAGATCGCCGTGCGGATTATCCGGGCCTGTGAGGAACGCGGCCTGTATACCATCGCTGTGTACTCGGACGTGGATCGCCAGGCGATGCATGTGCGGCGCGCCAATGAGGCACATTACATCGGCCCAGCCCCGGCCCGCGAGAGCTATCTGCGTATTGACCGAATCCTCGAGGTGGCCCGCCGCTCCGGTGCTGAAGCCATTCATCCTGGCTACGGCTTTCTGGCTGAGAACGCAGCCTTTGCGCAGGCGTGTATCGATGCAGGGGTGATCTTCGTCGGCCCACCTCCCGACGCCATCGCTGCCATGGGCGATAAAGTGGCTGCGCGCAAACGCATGAAGGCGGCCGGCATCCCGGTCGTCCCCGGCACCGAAGAAGGGCTGACGGACGAGCAGGCCACCGAGGCCGCCCGCGAGCTGGGCTATCCGGTGATGGTGAAGGCGGCAGCCGGCGGCGGTGGCAAGGGCATGCGCTTGGTCCGTCGGCCAGAGGATCTACCGGCAGCCTTGGGCGCGGCCCGACGTGAGGCCCTGGCTTCCTTCGGGGACGATCGCATCTACCTGGAAAAGGTGATCGAAGGCGCGCGTCATGTCGAGGTACAGATCCTTGCCGATGCCCATGGCAATGTGATTCACCTGGGCGAGCGTGAGTGCTCGATCCAGCGCCGCCACCAGAAGCTGATCGAGGAGGCGCCTTCGCCGGCAGTGAACGCGGAACTGCGCCAGCGCATGGGCGAGGTGGCTGTCCAGGCAGCGCGAGCGGTAGGCTATGTCAACGCCGGGACCATCGAGTTCCTGTTAGATCGCGAGGGCAACTTCTACTTCCTCGAAATGAACACCCGTCTGCAGGTGGAGCACCCCGTCACTGAGATGGTCACCGGCATAGACATCGTAAAAGAGCAGTTGGCCATCGCCTCAGGACGGCGCATGCGTTACCGGCAGGAGGACATCGTGCCCAAGGGATGGGCCATCGAATGCCGGATCACAGCCGAGGACCCATACAACGGTTTCCTACCGTCAGGTGGCCGCGTGACCTTCCTTCAGGAACCCACAGGGCCTGGCGTGCGGGTGGAGAGCGGCATCTATGAAGGGTTCGAGGTCAGCTTCCACTATGATCCGATGATCGCTAAACTGATCGTGTGGGGGGAGACGCGGGCTGAAGCGATTCTGCGTATGCGCCGCGCGCTGCGGGAGTATCGCATCGGAGGCATCCGCACCTCTATCCCGTTCCATCAGAAGATCATGGATCACACCGAGTTCATCTGGGGCACGTTCGACACAGAGTTTCTGGAGCGGCGAATGGGTGGAGGGCTAGCCCAGCGCCCGCAGCTCGAGGAGTGGGAGGCCATTGCGGCCATCGCTGCGACGCTGGTAGCGCACGAGCGAGGCCGGCGCACCGTCATAATGGGACGCGCCTCGAATGGAGCCGTCTCCCCCTGGAAACAGATGGCTCGCATTGAGGCAGTGCGTTAA
- a CDS encoding Smr/MutS family protein — QRARNEAQAARAEAERQRRAVQALEADLRYRLARIEEARREVINEARAIAQAELEEARAEIARLRRRLALAQTTGSSHERFLAEAEAELQRRARELTSLPESAVPERQEAPMSPLQVGDVVWVPSLHSMGRITELDADGELAEVQIGAFRLRLPIARLEFRERATEAPDPAMLNLGRLPHPSPGIELDLRGQTVEEVLPRLDKYLDDAYLAGLPWVRIIHGKGTGTLRRAVREALARHPLVAEIRPGEYNEGGDGVTVARLIGVHT, encoded by the coding sequence CCAACGAGCTCGCAATGAAGCGCAAGCTGCGCGCGCCGAGGCGGAGCGCCAACGGCGTGCAGTCCAGGCGCTAGAAGCCGACCTGCGTTATCGGCTCGCCCGAATCGAAGAGGCGCGCCGCGAGGTGATCAACGAGGCGCGAGCGATCGCACAGGCCGAGCTGGAGGAAGCGCGAGCGGAGATCGCGCGGCTTCGGCGACGGCTCGCCCTCGCCCAGACCACAGGCTCCTCCCATGAACGTTTCCTGGCCGAGGCCGAAGCCGAACTGCAACGTCGCGCCCGAGAGCTCACCTCGCTTCCGGAATCGGCCGTGCCAGAGCGTCAAGAGGCTCCCATGAGCCCGCTGCAGGTAGGGGATGTCGTATGGGTTCCCTCGCTGCATTCGATGGGGCGCATCACGGAGTTAGATGCCGACGGCGAGCTGGCCGAGGTCCAGATCGGCGCCTTTCGCCTGCGTCTTCCCATAGCCCGGCTAGAATTCCGGGAGCGCGCAACAGAAGCGCCCGACCCAGCCATGCTCAACCTTGGCCGGCTTCCCCATCCTTCCCCCGGCATCGAGTTAGACTTACGCGGTCAGACGGTGGAAGAGGTGTTGCCTCGTCTGGACAAATACTTGGACGACGCCTATCTGGCCGGCCTGCCGTGGGTGCGCATTATCCACGGAAAGGGCACAGGCACATTGCGGCGCGCGGTGCGAGAGGCATTGGCTCGGCACCCCCTAGTGGCAGAGATACGCCCAGGCGAATACAACGAAGGCGGAGATGGGGTAACAGTGGCGCGCCTGATCGGAGTGCACACATGA
- a CDS encoding endonuclease MutS2, which yields MDAKTLHTLEFDKIRARLAEYTSFSAGRELALALQPTDDLRLAREWLAETTEARALLAQKTDVHLGGVRDVRSLLPLAERAMTLVPTDLLDIRHMLMRARAIRRSLTRLSGQFPRLAEIAARIEPCDSLVDEIGRCISERGEVLDAASPALARIRSEKRIVHTRLMNLLERLVASPEYAPYLQEAIITQRQGRYVIPLRVEFKGRIPGLVHDQSTSGATLFIEPLAAVELNNRWREKELEEEQEIRRILMALTELVADEAPYIRQTVEALASLDLIFAKARYAEQLAAIEPELVPFQMRDHRRQGRARNSNKRQGEPEVVLHPGSVIDLRRARHPLLNPDTVVPIDVHLGDDYFILVITGPNTGGKTVTLKTVGLLALMAQAGLHIPAAPGSRLSLFTNIYADIGDEQSIEQSLSTFSSHMSNIIRILADADEHSLVLLDELGAGTDPEEGSALARALLSHLLQRRITTLATTHYSELKLYAHNTPGVRNASVEFDMETLAPTYELSIGLPGRSNALAIARRLGLDPEIVATAEAMVSPTSLQADALLAEIQRARNEAQAARAEAERQRRAVQALE from the coding sequence ATGGATGCCAAAACCTTGCATACCCTGGAGTTCGATAAAATCCGGGCCCGCTTGGCGGAATATACCAGCTTCTCTGCCGGACGCGAGTTGGCGTTGGCCTTACAGCCCACCGATGACCTGCGCCTAGCGCGCGAGTGGCTGGCAGAGACGACGGAGGCACGCGCCCTGCTCGCCCAGAAGACGGACGTTCATCTGGGCGGCGTGCGCGATGTGCGCTCATTGTTGCCACTGGCGGAGCGCGCGATGACGCTCGTGCCCACAGATCTACTGGATATCCGCCATATGCTGATGCGCGCCCGCGCCATCCGGCGCTCGCTTACCCGGCTGAGCGGCCAGTTCCCGCGCCTGGCCGAGATCGCCGCCCGCATCGAGCCGTGCGACTCGCTCGTGGATGAGATCGGACGTTGTATCAGCGAACGTGGCGAGGTGTTAGACGCCGCCTCGCCCGCGCTGGCGCGCATCCGCAGCGAAAAACGCATCGTCCACACGCGGTTAATGAACTTGTTGGAACGCCTGGTGGCCTCGCCTGAGTACGCGCCCTATCTTCAGGAGGCGATTATCACCCAACGCCAGGGGCGTTACGTCATCCCGTTGCGCGTCGAGTTCAAGGGACGTATCCCCGGCCTCGTCCACGATCAGTCCACCTCCGGCGCTACTCTCTTCATTGAGCCGCTAGCCGCAGTGGAGCTGAACAACCGCTGGCGTGAGAAGGAGTTGGAGGAGGAGCAGGAGATCCGACGTATTCTGATGGCGCTGACCGAGTTGGTGGCCGATGAAGCGCCTTACATTCGCCAGACGGTAGAGGCCTTGGCAAGCCTCGATCTGATCTTCGCCAAAGCGCGCTATGCGGAGCAATTGGCGGCAATCGAGCCCGAGCTGGTCCCATTCCAAATGCGAGACCACCGTCGCCAAGGACGAGCCCGAAATTCCAACAAGAGGCAAGGTGAGCCCGAGGTCGTTCTACATCCCGGCTCAGTTATTGACCTGCGCCGCGCCCGGCATCCCCTGTTGAACCCGGATACGGTGGTGCCCATCGACGTGCACCTAGGCGACGACTACTTCATCCTCGTGATCACCGGCCCTAACACCGGTGGTAAGACGGTCACACTGAAGACGGTGGGCTTGCTGGCGCTGATGGCACAGGCAGGGTTGCATATCCCGGCCGCGCCTGGCTCTCGGCTGAGCCTCTTCACAAATATCTACGCCGATATCGGCGATGAACAGTCTATCGAGCAGTCGCTGTCCACGTTTTCGTCGCATATGTCAAACATCATCCGTATCCTAGCCGATGCCGACGAGCACTCGCTGGTACTGTTGGATGAGCTGGGGGCAGGCACGGACCCGGAAGAGGGTTCGGCACTGGCGCGCGCGCTGCTTTCACACCTGTTACAACGGCGGATCACCACGCTGGCGACCACCCACTATTCAGAGCTAAAGCTCTACGCGCACAACACGCCAGGGGTACGCAACGCTAGCGTGGAGTTCGATATGGAGACGCTAGCGCCTACTTATGAGCTGAGCATCGGGCTGCCTGGCCGCTCCAACGCGCTGGCCATCGCCCGTCGGCTGGGGCTGGACCCGGAGATCGTGGCGACAGCCGAGGCGATGGTGTCGCCGACGTCATTGCAGGCAGATGCCTTGCTAGCTGAGATCCAACGAGCTCGCAATGAAGCGCAAGCTGCGCGCGCCGAGGCGGAGCGCCAACGGCGTGCAGTCCAGGCGCTAGAAG
- the grpE gene encoding nucleotide exchange factor GrpE yields MGGEERNNTQASVHGPQMTTEPPEQTVPKDTMATTKQETIEGEPAPEAPAEVALEERIAALEAELAKAQGQVEEYLDQWRRTAAEFANYRKRQEREQAEFIRQANAALIIKLLPVLDDFALAFEHIPEEEANHSWVEGFTLIYRKLQAILEQEGVTPIETVGQPFDPTLHEAVTHEESDEVASGHIIAEVRKGYRLGDRVLRPAMVRVAR; encoded by the coding sequence ATGGGCGGTGAGGAACGCAACAACACACAGGCTAGCGTGCATGGTCCTCAGATGACGACAGAGCCGCCAGAGCAGACGGTGCCGAAGGATACCATGGCTACAACGAAACAGGAGACAATCGAGGGCGAGCCGGCTCCGGAGGCGCCGGCCGAAGTGGCTCTGGAAGAGCGTATTGCGGCGTTGGAGGCGGAGCTGGCCAAGGCCCAAGGCCAGGTGGAAGAGTATCTGGATCAGTGGCGACGCACTGCGGCGGAGTTCGCCAATTATCGCAAACGGCAGGAGCGCGAGCAGGCCGAGTTCATTCGACAGGCCAACGCCGCCTTGATCATCAAACTGTTGCCGGTCCTGGACGATTTCGCTCTGGCGTTTGAGCACATTCCGGAGGAAGAGGCAAACCATAGCTGGGTAGAGGGATTCACCCTGATCTATCGGAAACTACAGGCCATCCTGGAGCAGGAAGGGGTGACGCCAATTGAGACGGTCGGCCAGCCTTTTGACCCCACGTTACATGAGGCGGTCACCCACGAAGAAAGTGATGAGGTCGCAAGCGGGCACATCATCGCCGAGGTGCGTAAGGGATATCGGCTAGGTGATCGCGTCCTCCGGCCTGCTATGGTGCGCGTCGCCCGATGA
- a CDS encoding DUF58 domain-containing protein: MRRSWGVIVLGLIAWVFALNTGREIAYTVAYLITAVIILAFLWTWSGVRWIRVGRFTRARRTQVGRYAEEQFEIENRSPLAKLWLEVRDLSNLPGHQASRVISSLGGHRTQRWTVRTLCLRRGRYTLGPMILSSGDPLGLFRMERVLPATSPMVVYPATVDLPGFMPPMGELPGGDAVRRRTHYVTTNVSGVRDYQPGDSFNRIHWPSTARTGRLIVKEFELDPTTDIWIFLDMDEAVQVAAPWAVETPRLGPLALQREPPRLVLPPSTEEYGVVVAASVARHFLMRNRAVGLISNAQRREVIQADRGERQLTRILETLAVIEARGRMPFAQVLAVEGQHLSRNASVIAISPATSSSWAAALRDLNRRGVRSLAIVLAANTFGPAPSYQEALMALHMNGILTYLVRRGDAIDSALAKPAALEPAHPSPYGLISDDGRQASLAE, encoded by the coding sequence TTGCGTCGCTCGTGGGGCGTCATTGTGCTCGGCCTGATCGCCTGGGTCTTTGCCCTGAACACAGGCCGAGAGATCGCCTACACCGTGGCGTATCTGATCACCGCAGTGATCATCCTCGCCTTTCTCTGGACCTGGTCTGGCGTGCGGTGGATCCGGGTCGGGCGTTTCACGCGCGCCCGACGGACACAGGTGGGGCGGTATGCGGAAGAACAGTTCGAGATCGAAAACCGTTCGCCACTGGCCAAGCTATGGCTAGAGGTACGAGACCTCTCCAATCTGCCCGGGCATCAAGCCAGTCGAGTGATCAGCTCTCTGGGAGGTCACCGCACGCAACGCTGGACGGTGCGCACCCTCTGTCTGCGGCGAGGGCGTTACACCTTGGGCCCCATGATCTTGAGCTCCGGCGATCCCCTCGGCCTCTTTCGCATGGAACGAGTGCTGCCAGCCACATCCCCGATGGTCGTGTATCCAGCGACGGTGGACCTCCCCGGTTTCATGCCCCCCATGGGAGAGTTGCCTGGCGGCGATGCGGTGCGCCGCCGCACTCATTACGTCACTACCAATGTGTCAGGGGTGCGCGACTATCAGCCGGGCGATTCGTTCAACCGAATTCACTGGCCCTCCACCGCTCGTACAGGCCGTTTGATCGTTAAAGAGTTCGAGCTAGATCCCACTACGGACATCTGGATCTTCCTGGACATGGATGAGGCGGTTCAGGTAGCAGCCCCTTGGGCAGTGGAAACCCCCCGTTTAGGGCCACTAGCTCTGCAGCGGGAACCGCCTCGTCTGGTGTTACCTCCCAGTACCGAGGAGTATGGTGTCGTTGTAGCCGCTTCGGTCGCCCGCCACTTCCTGATGCGCAACCGGGCCGTCGGATTGATCTCCAATGCCCAGCGGCGAGAGGTGATCCAAGCGGATCGCGGCGAGCGGCAGTTGACCCGGATCCTGGAGACGTTGGCGGTGATTGAGGCGCGTGGCCGAATGCCGTTTGCTCAGGTGCTGGCCGTTGAAGGTCAGCATTTAAGCCGCAACGCCTCGGTCATTGCGATCTCCCCGGCTACGTCGTCAAGTTGGGCGGCAGCTCTGCGCGATCTAAATCGGCGTGGCGTGCGCAGCCTGGCCATCGTGTTGGCCGCCAACACCTTCGGCCCAGCCCCTTCCTATCAGGAGGCATTGATGGCCCTTCACATGAATGGCATCCTCACCTACCTGGTGCGCCGTGGTGATGCCATTGATAGCGCGTTGGCCAAGCCGGCTGCCTTGGAGCCTGCTCATCCATCCCCATACGGGCTTATCTCCGACGATGGACGTCAGGCTTCCCTTGCCGAGTGA
- a CDS encoding acyl-CoA carboxylase subunit beta — translation MYSLSVNGRLQQLRELKAQAKLGGGPQRIEQQHSKGKLTARERLDLLLDKGSFREIDPFVTHRCYDFGLDQQRYLGDGVVTGYGTIDGRLVFVYADDFTVFGGSLSEAHAEKICKIMDMAMKNGAPLIGLNDSGGARIQEGVVSLAGYAAVFLRNTLASGVVPQISLIMGPCAGGAVYSPALMDFIIMVKDTSYMFVTGPEVVKTVTHEEVSFEELGGAWVHASISGVAHFIAEGEEEAIFLTQKLLSFLPQNNLEDPPYVPPTDDPLRMDEALDTIIPDEPNRAYDMKEVIRRIVDDGYLLEVHEHFAQNIIVGFARLGGHPVGIVAQQPTVLAGVLDIDASVKAARFVRFCDCFNIPIVTFEDVPGFMPGIAQEHGGIIRHGAKLLFAYAEATVPKLTVITRKSYGGAYCVMSPKALRGDINLAWPTAEIAVMGPEAAVNVIFKREIAAAPDPEAERARLVAEYRAKFANPYVAAARGYLDDVIEPRETRPRLINALEMLRNKRDTNPPKKHGNIPL, via the coding sequence GTGTACAGCTTGAGCGTCAACGGCAGATTACAGCAACTGCGTGAGCTGAAAGCCCAGGCCAAGCTGGGCGGCGGCCCACAGCGGATCGAGCAGCAACACAGCAAAGGCAAGCTGACAGCCCGTGAGCGTCTGGACCTCCTGCTCGACAAGGGGAGCTTTCGAGAGATAGATCCCTTCGTCACCCATCGCTGTTATGACTTCGGGCTGGATCAGCAGCGCTATCTGGGTGATGGCGTAGTCACCGGCTATGGCACCATAGACGGCCGCTTGGTCTTCGTCTACGCGGATGACTTCACGGTGTTCGGCGGCTCCCTTTCTGAAGCCCATGCTGAGAAGATCTGTAAGATCATGGACATGGCCATGAAAAACGGCGCCCCCCTTATCGGCCTAAACGACTCTGGCGGCGCCCGCATCCAGGAAGGGGTGGTGTCCTTGGCCGGCTACGCAGCAGTCTTCCTGCGTAACACCCTCGCCTCCGGCGTGGTCCCACAGATCAGCCTCATCATGGGGCCATGCGCCGGCGGCGCAGTCTACTCGCCAGCCCTCATGGATTTCATCATCATGGTCAAAGACACCAGCTACATGTTCGTCACCGGCCCCGAGGTGGTAAAGACGGTAACACACGAAGAGGTCTCTTTTGAGGAGTTGGGCGGCGCCTGGGTTCACGCTAGCATCAGCGGCGTGGCCCATTTCATCGCCGAGGGCGAGGAAGAAGCCATCTTCCTGACGCAAAAGCTGCTCAGCTTTCTGCCGCAGAACAATCTGGAGGATCCGCCGTATGTGCCGCCCACCGATGACCCATTGCGCATGGATGAGGCGTTGGACACTATCATCCCAGATGAACCGAACCGTGCCTATGACATGAAAGAGGTCATCCGTCGCATCGTAGACGATGGCTACTTGCTGGAGGTGCACGAGCACTTCGCCCAGAACATCATCGTAGGCTTCGCCCGGTTGGGAGGCCATCCAGTGGGGATCGTCGCACAGCAGCCGACCGTGTTGGCTGGCGTCCTAGACATTGATGCCAGCGTCAAGGCCGCCCGTTTCGTGCGTTTCTGCGACTGCTTCAACATCCCAATCGTCACGTTTGAGGACGTGCCTGGATTCATGCCAGGAATCGCTCAGGAGCATGGAGGGATCATCCGGCACGGGGCCAAGTTACTGTTCGCCTACGCAGAGGCTACGGTGCCCAAGCTGACGGTGATCACGCGTAAGTCCTATGGTGGCGCCTATTGCGTCATGTCGCCCAAAGCGCTGCGAGGGGACATAAACCTGGCCTGGCCCACGGCGGAGATCGCCGTCATGGGGCCAGAGGCGGCTGTTAACGTCATCTTTAAGCGGGAGATCGCAGCCGCGCCGGACCCCGAGGCCGAGCGAGCCCGCCTGGTGGCCGAATACCGCGCCAAGTTCGCCAACCCATACGTAGCGGCGGCGCGCGGGTATTTGGATGACGTGATCGAGCCGCGGGAGACGCGGCCGCGGCTCATCAACGCCTTGGAGATGCTGCGCAACAAGCGGGATACTAACCCGCCTAAAAAGCACGGGAATATCCCACTGTAA
- a CDS encoding biotin/lipoyl-binding protein: protein MKYVATINGREFVILIEDEHHVVVNGQRLEVDMQRIEPSQLYSLLVNSASHEVVVEESGHLFRVMLNGELFEVHVEDERTRRLSRAGSQSLSPVGEVHVKAPIPGLITRVLVEPGQAVSTGQTLALLEAMKMENELRAPRGGVISRVIIQPGQRVEQGQLLITIH from the coding sequence GTGAAGTACGTAGCTACGATCAACGGGCGAGAGTTTGTCATCCTCATCGAAGATGAACATCATGTGGTGGTAAATGGGCAGAGGCTGGAAGTGGACATGCAGCGGATCGAGCCCTCGCAGCTCTATTCGCTGCTGGTAAATTCCGCCTCTCACGAGGTAGTGGTGGAGGAGTCCGGCCATCTCTTCCGCGTCATGCTCAATGGGGAGCTGTTTGAAGTGCACGTAGAGGATGAGCGGACGCGCCGGCTGAGCCGGGCTGGCTCCCAATCGCTTTCGCCTGTGGGGGAAGTCCACGTAAAAGCCCCTATCCCTGGCCTGATCACGCGCGTGCTGGTCGAGCCGGGCCAGGCCGTGTCGACTGGCCAGACGCTGGCCTTGCTGGAGGCCATGAAGATGGAAAACGAACTGCGCGCGCCACGGGGCGGCGTCATCTCGCGGGTAATCATACAGCCTGGCCAGCGTGTTGAGCAAGGCCAACTGCTCATCACCATCCACTAA